ATAGCTGCTTCTTTGAGTATGCTATTTTCAGGCAGCGTCCCAGCAACCCCTCCCATTACATTTTCCGTTTTAGTCGCTAACGCTGCTACTATATCTGCTGCTTCTTCCACCTCTTCAGCCGCCTTCGCTACCTCTCCTGAAACATCAATTCCATGTTTTAGGCTTTTTTGTGATCTTTCATAGAGAACAATTTTTATTATAAGAAAATCTTTGTtttttgggaaaagggtcaaatatacccctcaactttaaTTTATTGGCTAACTTTACCCTCCGTTAGTTAAAGTaatcaaatataccccttccgttaCAGGTTgcggccaaatatacccctgccgttggCAAAGTTTTAAAAATACCCCTCATTTCTAATATATTCTCACATAAACAAGTCTAGTCATTAGAATTGGGTGACATAAACGTCACATACATtttaacttattctatgtggtgcctacgtgacaatttttaaaaaacaatctagaaaattgatttttttaaaacaaatctggaaaaaaaatggcttttattaaaaatctgaaacttttttgttttaataaaactagtttttttaaaatatattctcgattggatattttagttaaaaaatctggaaaactgtaaagtaattttttttaaaaaaagtgtcctaatttttttttttaaaatctggattaattttgaaaaatctgaaaaactgaatttttttaaaaaaatcattttccaatttTTTCCAAAATATGTTTTTTTAAGAAGCAGGTtttataaagtaaaaaaaaaatcggatttttaataaaagccatttttAATAGATTTGTTTTTAGATAAATCAATTTTTGcagattgtttttaaaaaaattgtcacgtaggcaccacatagaataagttaaatTCCACGTGGCGTCCATGTCACCCAATTTCAATGACTAGATTTGTTTATGTGgaaatatgttagaaatgaggggtatttttgaaactttgTTAACGGTAGAGGTATATTTGACCCCAACTGGTaacgggaggggtatatttgactactttgactaacggaggacaaagttagccaataaactaaagcaaaagggtatatttgaccctttttccttgTTTTTTCCATTAAAGAAATTGAAGTCAACTTTTCTTGTTTCAGAGCATTGGACATCCTTTTGAGTTACACGTTTAAGTTGAAAGATTATAATTGTTTGAGTTTAATTTGTTCTTGTAACGTTCATGTGATCATCATCTCTGAGCATCTTAAAATATGAGTGTTTTATGAGCTTAATATGAGCTTATTACAATTAATTTAGACGTTTCGGGTTCTGAGTTTGAAGAGCGTTTTTTACCTTTGAATATATAGTGTTGGAATTAATTTGTTAATATGcatttaaaatacaaaaatatatagtAGTACCTTCAATTCTTCGAAAGCTGTCCCATTTTCCCTTCCAAAAGGGGAGGAATATTGATATTATGGATCCAAAAAGCCATTTTGCCCTGCACATTTAATTAGAAGGTTTCATTGATGACTTGTACTCTAGCTGTAAGCGGAAACTCACTTTCTCTTTTTTCCCCTCTTCTTTAAAGTTCCTTTTTCTGTGCATGGCAATCAAATTGATACTGTATGATCAATGACAATAATTAACTGCTTACCAAGCAAATAAATTGGGCTTAGAAGGAGCTGGCTCTTCTGGAGGAACTTTGTTTGCTTCATTCTTTACCCTTATATAGATGCAATAAAGAAACCAAGATTCAATTTTCTTGATAGAACTGAAAAATTCTTTTGTCAGTTTTTTTTGAACGAAAGCTATATAGAGAAGAATTAATTACTGATCCGTCTTATTGGGTATTTGATACTCTCCAGAACTGATAAGCCGTAACCCTGGACTTACTGAGCCACCATAACCGATCCTAGTAGTTGGAACAATGCCATGGATGCCCTGTAACTGTGAGGATGTAGCATTAAAGCGAACTCTATAGTATTGGTGAAGCAACGTAACAAGACTTCGGATTTTGTACGAAGATGAAGAATTTGCAGCCATGATCACCAACAAAATAAAAGCCCGATTTTTGTGAGAGGAAAGACCAGAAATTAG
The sequence above is a segment of the Lycium barbarum isolate Lr01 chromosome 6, ASM1917538v2, whole genome shotgun sequence genome. Coding sequences within it:
- the LOC132600187 gene encoding uncharacterized protein LOC132600187; its protein translation is MAANSSSSYKIRSLVTLLHQYYRVRFNATSSQLQGIHGIVPTTRIGYGGSVSPGLRLISSGEYQIPNKTDQVKNEANKVPPEEPAPSKPNLFAWAKWLFGSIISIFLPFWKGKWDSFRRIEGEVAKAAEEVEEAADIVAALATKTENVMGGVAGTLPENSILKEAAIAVENASSVVAKDAQLTSNFIHKVEDVEQDLKDLEKMVEPIIEKVEEWECDKK